The DNA window GTGGAGACTGAAGCCACGCCCGCGGAAAGAGTCCGTCTGGAGCGGAAATCAATACTCACCTTTCTAACTAGCTCATTTTACTTCCAAAACTTGCTTATTAACTATTTCCACTAATTCTTCCCAAGATTGAATTTCATGCGTTGGCTCAATTGCTGTTAAATTCTTCTTCAAATGCGGATTAAACCAACAAGTATCTATACCAAAGTTATTGCCACCTTGAATATCTGATGTAAGGGAATCTCCAATCATTAATACACGTGATTTATCGGAAAGGTTTAGTTTGTCGAATATATATTCAAAAATCTCTGTTTGCGGCTTTTGAAAACCGGTTTCCTCGGAAGTTATTATAACCTCAAATAAATTCTTTAGCGAAGATCCACCTATTCTTGCATGTTGTACCTCTTTAAAACCATTAGTTAATAACGCAAATTTACAACCTGAAAGATTCGCAAACATTTCTTCTACACCGTCAATCATATGTACTTCTTTTCCTAATTTATCTAAGTACTTTTGTCCAAATACTTCGGCATCTATGTCCATTGCATGCTGTAAAAATAAACGCTTGAATCGCTCTACTTTAAGCTTTGCTAAAGTTGTACGACCATGCTCTAAATCATCCCATAATACTTTACTGATTTCTTTATAACTTGGAAGGTAATCCTCCACACCATTCGGTAATTCATATTCCATAAATAAATGAAGAAGTGCATTTTTCTCGGTCATTCCAAAATCGAACAACGTGTCATCCAAATCAAATATTAAAACGTCATATCTCATTCATTTTCCACCCCTTCATTGTTAACATTCTATATATTTTACCATACAAGTTTTGAGCACTGCTGTTTAAGATAATAAGAAAAGCGTTGGGCACCATTTAAGTGCACAAAAACTGTTCGCAATCGTTTCCAGAGTGCTCTGGACTGACTTTTGCTACATCATTACCTTGGGAATTTTATCTGGAGACTCGTGACTGTTGTCTGTCCGTCGACCTCCTGCAACGATAGTCAAAAGGTTTGTGCTGTTTTGGATAATGAGAGAATAGATACTATCTACTATCCTATGAATGATGGAAGCTCCCG is part of the Psychrobacillus sp. FSL H8-0483 genome and encodes:
- a CDS encoding YjjG family noncanonical pyrimidine nucleotidase gives rise to the protein MRYDVLIFDLDDTLFDFGMTEKNALLHLFMEYELPNGVEDYLPSYKEISKVLWDDLEHGRTTLAKLKVERFKRLFLQHAMDIDAEVFGQKYLDKLGKEVHMIDGVEEMFANLSGCKFALLTNGFKEVQHARIGGSSLKNLFEVIITSEETGFQKPQTEIFEYIFDKLNLSDKSRVLMIGDSLTSDIQGGNNFGIDTCWFNPHLKKNLTAIEPTHEIQSWEELVEIVNKQVLEVK